Proteins encoded in a region of the Leopardus geoffroyi isolate Oge1 chromosome E2, O.geoffroyi_Oge1_pat1.0, whole genome shotgun sequence genome:
- the OGFOD1 gene encoding prolyl 3-hydroxylase OGFOD1 isoform X1, producing MNGKRPAEPGPGRAGKKGKKEVIAEFSDAVTEETLKKQVSEAWSRRTPFRHEAIVMDMEPFLHCVIPDFIQSQNFLEGLQKELLNLDFHEKYNDLYKFQQSDDLKKRREPHICALRKVLFEDFRTWLADISKIDLESTIDMSCAKYEFSDALLCHDDELEGRRIAFILYLVPPWDRSLGGTLDLYNVDEHFQPKQIVKSLIPSWNTLVFFEVSPVSFHQVSEVLSEEKSRLSISGWFHGPSLTRPPNYFEPLVPRSPHIPQDHEILYDWINPTYLDMDYQVQIQEEFEERSEILLKEFLKPEKFAEVCDALEKGDVKWSSRGPPNKRFYEKAEESKLPNILKDCMELFRSEALFLLLSNFTGLKLHFLAPSEEDEVEDKKEGEGTSAADHTEEGTSHSSPGPQSPQTAVSHSSQQSSEQTDPESEENEAKRDSSVPTCQGELRRWKTGHYTLIHDNSKTEFALDLLLYCGCEGWEPEYGGFTSYIAKGEDEELLTVNPENNSLALVYRDRETLKFVKHINHRSLEQKKAFPNRTGFWDFSFVYYE from the exons ATGAATGGGAAACGGCCAGCTGAGCCGGGCCCCGGCCGTGcggggaaaaagggaaagaaggaggtgaTAGCGGAGTTTTCGGATGCTGTCACGGAAGAAACCTTGAAAAAGCAGGTGTCTGAGGCCTGGAGCCGCAGGACGCCGTTCCGTCACG AGGCCATTGTCATGGACATGGAACCCTTTCTTCACTGCGTGATCCCAGACTTCATCCAAAGCCAAAACTTTTTGGAAGGGCTTCAGAAGGAACTTTTGAACTTGGACTTCCATGAAAAGTATAACGATTTATATAAGTTCCAGCAG TCTGATGAtttgaagaagagaagagagcctCACATCTGTGCTTTAAG GAAAGTTCTGTTTGAAGATTTCCGGACTTGGCTTGCTGACATTTCCAAGATTGACCTGGAATCAACTATTGACATGTCCTGTGCTAAATATGAATTCTCTG ATGCCCTCCTCTGCCACGACGACGAGCTGGAAGGGCGCCGGATCGCCTTCATTCTTTACCTGGTTCCTCCCTGGGACAGGAGTTTGGGGGGCACCCTGGACCTGTACAACGTTGATG AACACTTTCAGCCGAAGCAGATTGTCAAGTCTCTTATCCCTTCATGGAACACACTGGTTTTCTTTGAAGTGTCTCCAGTATCCTTTCACCAG GTGTCTGAAGTCCTGTCTGAAGAAAAGTCACGTTTGTCTATAAGCGGCTGGTTTCATGGTCCTTCACTGACCAGACCCCCCAACTACTTTGAACCACTTGTACCTCGGAGCCCGCACATCCCACAAGAT CATGAAATTTTATATGATTGGATCAACCCTACTTATCTGGACATGGATTACCAAGTTCAAATTCAAGAAGAGTTTGAAGAAAGGTCCGAAATCCTCCTAAAGGAGTTCCTTAAG CCTGAGAAATTTGCAGAGGTCTGTGATGCTTTGGAGAAAGGAGATGTGAAATGGAGCAGCCGAGGTCCCCCTAACAAAAG GTTTTATGAGAAAGCGGAGGAGAGCAAGCTTCCCAACATCCTGAAGGACTGCATGGAATTATTTCGCTCCGAGGCTCTGTTCTTGCTGCTCTCCAACTTCACAGGCCTGAAACTCCACTTCTTGGCCCCTTCAGAGGAAGATGAGGTGGAGGACAAAAAGGAGGGCGAAGGCACCTCTGCAGCTGATCACACTGAAGAAGGGACTAGCCATAGCTCCCCTGGGCCCCAGAGTCCTCAGACAGCCGTCAGCCACAGCAGCCAACAGAGCAGTGAACAGACAGACCCAGAGTCAGAGGAAAACGAAGCCAAGAGAG ACTCAAGTGTTCCCACATGCCAGGGGGAGTTGAGGCGTTGGAAGACTGGTCACTACACTTTGATCCATGACAACAGCAAGACTGAATTTGCCCTGGATTTACTTCTCTACTGTGGCTGTGAAG GCTGGGAGCCAGAATATGGCGGCTTTACTTCCTACATTGCCAAAGGTGAAGATGAAGAG CTTCTAACAGTGAATCCGGAAAACAACTCTTTGGCACTGGTCTACAGAGATAGAGAGACTCTGAAATTTGTCAAGCATATTAACCACCGAAGCCTAGAACAAAAGAAAGCCTTCCCAAATAGAACAGGTTTCTGGGACTTCTCGTTTGTCTATTACGAATGA
- the OGFOD1 gene encoding prolyl 3-hydroxylase OGFOD1 isoform X2, which yields MDMEPFLHCVIPDFIQSQNFLEGLQKELLNLDFHEKYNDLYKFQQSDDLKKRREPHICALRKVLFEDFRTWLADISKIDLESTIDMSCAKYEFSDALLCHDDELEGRRIAFILYLVPPWDRSLGGTLDLYNVDEHFQPKQIVKSLIPSWNTLVFFEVSPVSFHQVSEVLSEEKSRLSISGWFHGPSLTRPPNYFEPLVPRSPHIPQDHEILYDWINPTYLDMDYQVQIQEEFEERSEILLKEFLKPEKFAEVCDALEKGDVKWSSRGPPNKRFYEKAEESKLPNILKDCMELFRSEALFLLLSNFTGLKLHFLAPSEEDEVEDKKEGEGTSAADHTEEGTSHSSPGPQSPQTAVSHSSQQSSEQTDPESEENEAKRDSSVPTCQGELRRWKTGHYTLIHDNSKTEFALDLLLYCGCEGWEPEYGGFTSYIAKGEDEELLTVNPENNSLALVYRDRETLKFVKHINHRSLEQKKAFPNRTGFWDFSFVYYE from the exons ATGGACATGGAACCCTTTCTTCACTGCGTGATCCCAGACTTCATCCAAAGCCAAAACTTTTTGGAAGGGCTTCAGAAGGAACTTTTGAACTTGGACTTCCATGAAAAGTATAACGATTTATATAAGTTCCAGCAG TCTGATGAtttgaagaagagaagagagcctCACATCTGTGCTTTAAG GAAAGTTCTGTTTGAAGATTTCCGGACTTGGCTTGCTGACATTTCCAAGATTGACCTGGAATCAACTATTGACATGTCCTGTGCTAAATATGAATTCTCTG ATGCCCTCCTCTGCCACGACGACGAGCTGGAAGGGCGCCGGATCGCCTTCATTCTTTACCTGGTTCCTCCCTGGGACAGGAGTTTGGGGGGCACCCTGGACCTGTACAACGTTGATG AACACTTTCAGCCGAAGCAGATTGTCAAGTCTCTTATCCCTTCATGGAACACACTGGTTTTCTTTGAAGTGTCTCCAGTATCCTTTCACCAG GTGTCTGAAGTCCTGTCTGAAGAAAAGTCACGTTTGTCTATAAGCGGCTGGTTTCATGGTCCTTCACTGACCAGACCCCCCAACTACTTTGAACCACTTGTACCTCGGAGCCCGCACATCCCACAAGAT CATGAAATTTTATATGATTGGATCAACCCTACTTATCTGGACATGGATTACCAAGTTCAAATTCAAGAAGAGTTTGAAGAAAGGTCCGAAATCCTCCTAAAGGAGTTCCTTAAG CCTGAGAAATTTGCAGAGGTCTGTGATGCTTTGGAGAAAGGAGATGTGAAATGGAGCAGCCGAGGTCCCCCTAACAAAAG GTTTTATGAGAAAGCGGAGGAGAGCAAGCTTCCCAACATCCTGAAGGACTGCATGGAATTATTTCGCTCCGAGGCTCTGTTCTTGCTGCTCTCCAACTTCACAGGCCTGAAACTCCACTTCTTGGCCCCTTCAGAGGAAGATGAGGTGGAGGACAAAAAGGAGGGCGAAGGCACCTCTGCAGCTGATCACACTGAAGAAGGGACTAGCCATAGCTCCCCTGGGCCCCAGAGTCCTCAGACAGCCGTCAGCCACAGCAGCCAACAGAGCAGTGAACAGACAGACCCAGAGTCAGAGGAAAACGAAGCCAAGAGAG ACTCAAGTGTTCCCACATGCCAGGGGGAGTTGAGGCGTTGGAAGACTGGTCACTACACTTTGATCCATGACAACAGCAAGACTGAATTTGCCCTGGATTTACTTCTCTACTGTGGCTGTGAAG GCTGGGAGCCAGAATATGGCGGCTTTACTTCCTACATTGCCAAAGGTGAAGATGAAGAG CTTCTAACAGTGAATCCGGAAAACAACTCTTTGGCACTGGTCTACAGAGATAGAGAGACTCTGAAATTTGTCAAGCATATTAACCACCGAAGCCTAGAACAAAAGAAAGCCTTCCCAAATAGAACAGGTTTCTGGGACTTCTCGTTTGTCTATTACGAATGA